Genomic DNA from Pseudorasbora parva isolate DD20220531a chromosome 17, ASM2467924v1, whole genome shotgun sequence:
aaataaagtttgctgtttttattttaacaatgtaGGTTTGCACAAAAATCACACACACCATTGTCAATATTCGAAACATTTCTTAGGTAATACCTTTTTTTATCTATAAGTGCAATGAATGAGAAAAACAAAAGTCTGAGTATGGATACAATGGTGCCAGTCTTGAATTAGACCCGCAAATGTTCATGGAGTATGCTGTCCAAATATGTGGTCTAAGTTGCTATGAATATTCATGTGCATTCGTTCAGCCATCATAAAACGGTTGCTAAAGAAATTCACTCAAGTTTATACTGAAAATGTAGACTATACACGACCCTAGGCCTATAAAACATGGCTAACTCTGTGCTAATATTGTAACGTTGTCATTTATTTACAAACGGCTGGGTTGCAGTGGTACTACCATGCCCGGATCCCCTGCAGAGTCCCTTGGCACGCGGACACGGGTGTGCCTTGTGATGTCTGAGGTTGAGAATATGTTCCGAGGTTGTTCAGACTCATGCTCATCAGCGCGTTAGTGGATGTGTTTGCCGGGAGAGGTGGAAGGCTGGGATATGTACAGCTGTAAGGGTTTGTGTAAGCGGCGTTATTATAAGACGAATAGCCGTTATATGTGTACGGGCCTGGGTTCACCGCGTACGTGGCGTTGTAATTCTGTGACCCCGTTAAGCACGGCTTCCCATCCCGGACCAGGACAGGCACAGCCACTCTCCTGGGCGGCGGGGGGTGATGGTGTCCTGCCATTTCCAGTGTTTTGTCTTGACGCTGTCGCTTGCATTTGTATCTGCGGTTCTGGAACCAAATTTTGACCTGCGTCGATGTTAGTTTCAGGGTACTAGCCAAATGTTCTCTCTCAGGAGCCGATAAATAGCGCTGCTGTTTGAAGCGCCGCTCGAGCTCAAAGACCTGCGCCTGGCTGAAGAGCACCCGCGGCTTCCGGCGCGTCCTCTGCCGCTGAGCGCGCTCCGTGTCCGAATGCGCCTCACCCTCACAGTCCGGGGATCTGAGGATGGCACCACAGCTTTCTATAAAAACAGGAGACAACAAAGATGCAAAGCGAACACGGTTAGCTCTCACCTAACGTGATTAATACAAGTCATTTCCTTGCACGGACAACAACAAGAAAAATCGCGCATTAGACAACATGAGCTGAGTCTGGATATAGGCCTTTATACAAAGTTTCTGTCACTTAGACAAAATCACACAGACTGTCCATTATttcagaaattaaaaaaatatatgttattAAGATATGAAAAATACAATCCACGGTGTAGTAAAATGATCCATAGTATAGTAAACAAATTTAAATCAGCAGAGTGCAAGAGTTAGTGCACATTATGAAGATTTGCAATAATCAATAGACGCATAAAACGCATTGCAATAAATAAGTGGtcagtcaatgttttttttttaatataaaatatgtatacattttatatatgtaGGCATATGTTTATGCACGTATACGATGTCAGGGTTAAACCAATTCTAAATGTCATAACATGCAATATTCACATTAAATGTTATATGGATGATACAGCTGTATCATAATTGTTAAACTTTAATATAATGACATGCTTTAGCGAGGTTATTGGTATCGACTTGCATTGAAGACGCATAAAATAGGCCCAAGCTTCAACGTTGCTCTTTTATACAATcataaaactaattttaaaaaaatcaaaactataatgtaaatgttttgtcatatttttgtgaaaaacgTTTGGCCtgattaatgcattttaatacTAGTCAATAACCTCAAAGCTGCATGATTCATGCCATTTGTGATAGTTGTTAAAAAATGATTATAATAATACTGTGGCTACTAAACAACAAAAATGGGTCATTTTATCCTATAATATTCAGAGACACGTACAATTCGATCTCCTCGTCAGTTTCAAAATGCATATTCATTCTCGGCGGTTGTAAAACACAAATCACCCACTCGTTTCATGGTCCTCAAGTTCATCTTCAAGTTTAGTGTCGACGTGTCCCAGGGCCGGATGGACGAACATCGGAGGGGAAAGGCTGCTCTCCACTAAACTATCCTGCATGGAGAGAGAGTTCAGAAAAGACATCTTCTCGTCGTTCTCCGAGAAGCCGGGGCTGTCTCCACCTCCGAGAAAACAGGATGATGGTGCCTGAAATCTCTCCTGCAGTTCCGGATGCAGTTGTGCGTGGTGTTGCGCGGGATGCAGAGATTGAAGGTGGCGAGATTGCTGCTCCAGTTTCAGTATATCCTTCACAGAAAACGGCGTGGATGTAGCCGGGCTCGGAAGCATCATCAGGCGCTGTTGGATTACATCTACAATGTTATTCCTGATTCAACTGGCAGCTTCGAGAAGTAAGCCCTGATGAACAATTGTTTAGATAACCAACAATTTTAAGTAAACATACCTAAAGGTGTCGATTAATCTCCCATTTTGTCATGGCTGCTTGATTTGCATGAAGAGAGGTGCATGAGGACCGCCACTCGTCGGtgtgaaactgttgtgtgttTTTCTTGGAGTCCGGCAGCACAAGGCAGTTCTTCTGCCCGGTGATGTCACGTTACCGGGGCGGGATGTAATGAGCCTTCCTACAATCCACAGAGGAAACGCAAAGCCTATACAATTTCAAACCAGCAGAAAAACAGCCTCTAATGTCACACGATAGGctaatcttttttcttctttttttataaagCTACAACGTAATTATTTATGcatcctttaaaaaaagaaaacattcttAGATTcagaaaaaaactatatatatatgtttatatatatgttttttttttttactgtagcatATACACTTTTGCCTACAGGATTttcgcgtgtgtgtgagtgtgtgtgtggggggggggaggGGGTTTGTGACATacaaggacacaaatgtgtataatgacataggtattacaaaagagggtgaaatatgaggacgtTGGCCATGTCCCAACTTTTCAAAATACTTATAAATCATataggatgagtttttttagaaagtagaaatgcagaatgtttcctgtgatgggtaggtttaggggcaggggcagtgtaaggggatagaaaatacggtttgtacagtataaaaaccattacgcctatggaatgtccccatatgtcacaaaaacaaacgtgtgtgtgttttgttttttgcatcaTCAGTATTGATGATGGTTTCTAAACTAGATGTTATGGCATATCCTTTTAGGTTTTAATCGGAAACTTAGTTTTAATAGTGTGTCTGAATAATACCGAATGCAGTAGAATTGATAGGCTATGTAATAGCTCAAGAATAAATGCTCCCACAAGGTCCTTAAGAGAATGTAAATCACGTTAAGTGATTCGGTCATGCTTTTATGCTCAATGCAAATTCGTCTCTTCTGCATTTAACCATGGTTGGACTGAAGATGTTTTCTTTACCATAAATATTCACATGTGAAAAAGTTTAGTCTGATGCCGTATCAAAAAGTACTGGTGCTTTAAAGAACCCAACTTAAAACCTTCAAGAGTTGTGTATGTTATAGGCTACATTTTCTCAATGAACCATATACCTCATCCCATAAGCTCCAAGAAAAAGTTCTTAGAAGAGGCTGAACCTATGTTGCTGATGATAATTGAAGAACGTATCTTATTTTGAATTCGTCGAGTAGTGAGTGTTCTCGCTTACCctactgctgctgctcctgCTATTATCCCATTTAAATCTGACCTGCACACTTGTGTGCCATTAGACAGTCAAGCTGGAGCAAAAACAGCCGCAGACCTTTGACAATTAAGCAGCAAGCGGATTTAAACATAACTTTGTTTGTCTGTTAGAGagacaaatgtgtgtgtgtgtgcgtgtgtgtgtgtgtgtgtgtgtgtgtgtgtgtgtgtgtgtgtgtgtgtgtgtgtgtgtgtgtgtgtgtgtgtgtgtgtgtgtgtgtgtgtgtgtgtgtgtgtgtgtgtgtgtgtgtgtgtgtgtgtgtgtgtgtgtgtgtgtgtgtgtgtttctgtcccGGTGGgaacttcaacctgaatgcacactggctcatggggactcgtgtcactgagGGGACCTAcattgaggtccccatgagaAAATAAgctttgttttttgaaaatgtaaaaaggcATAAAGCTTTCTGGGTAGGTGTGAGTGCgtatatataaaaatagttttgagaAGGGGAATTTGCCTAGTGGTCAGACATAATGCATAATGCAGACATAATGTTAATCGTGAATTTTAATCTAATCTTGATTCCAGGTCTATATTCCAGATTcttcttattcttattcttattcttattcttattcttattcttattcttattcttattcttattcttattccTGATTACCATTTACATTAGGCTACATTTTTAATCATTAGAACATGATTCTCTCTTAACCATGATTCTCCATTAGTTGTACAAAAATAATAGCCTACatcattaatttaatatttatcttTGGCGTTTGATCCCATGAGTATAATTACAACAATAATAAGCATTGTCACTGTAACATTCAGGGAGATTGTCGCGTTCATTTCACTAAAATTAACATTAGCCTACTCATTGCGATCCGAGCTGtttcatctttttttaaagttaatgaTCGTTAAACATGACGAACTagtctttattttaaaaatatttatcctAGGCAATTTTGAAGGCCTAATTGCTTCCTTTACACCTTAGAATAGCATCCGAGGGGGGGAAATTGTACGTTTTATATCTACATTTTCTATCCTGTATAACCCGC
This window encodes:
- the nkx2.3 gene encoding homeobox protein Nkx-2.3 produces the protein MMLPSPATSTPFSVKDILKLEQQSRHLQSLHPAQHHAQLHPELQERFQAPSSCFLGGGDSPGFSENDEKMSFLNSLSMQDSLVESSLSPPMFVHPALGHVDTKLEDELEDHETKSCGAILRSPDCEGEAHSDTERAQRQRTRRKPRVLFSQAQVFELERRFKQQRYLSAPEREHLASTLKLTSTQVKIWFQNRRYKCKRQRQDKTLEMAGHHHPPPPRRVAVPVLVRDGKPCLTGSQNYNATYAVNPGPYTYNGYSSYNNAAYTNPYSCTYPSLPPLPANTSTNALMSMSLNNLGTYSQPQTSQGTPVSACQGTLQGIRAW